A region from the Mesorhizobium shangrilense genome encodes:
- a CDS encoding GntR family transcriptional regulator, translating into MTVRSGLHERAFQHLRAQLFEGKLTPGQTILASDMAASMSMSLTPVREAIQRLIGHGSLEAMPNGNARVRLFSEAQIDEWWLIRTLLESLATARAAERAGQAPLADLLAINTAAKEQLDAGNVLEFARLNRNFHFSLYALAGSNVLSEIIENLWEKAGPYIVMAIPAYVQAYASGKPKHLLDPHDEVYDALLCGDGTAAAVALRRDIGMTVKWGNVPAAIKIQAVVREVRAIRPDFRLVGLTSSELENAASRPDEFQRSHAVTRSASRVERRQSEQSKARKAIREALICGQYMPGEHLTVRQLSEGLNLGVVPVREALREIGSIGPLEKLENGRLRVRLFSGADGRDILEIQALLEAIAAASAATLLKQSMLDRLKQLNEKTEKAMSAGEVSKTRLLVHAFVETICKTANLEILFEVLEHVWVMAGPIMVHYWRQVDLDAVLKWQRAMVVALADGDALGAARVIASRDKASGTFYA; encoded by the coding sequence GTGACGGTACGTTCGGGACTACATGAGCGAGCTTTCCAGCATTTGCGCGCGCAGTTGTTCGAAGGAAAGCTCACGCCCGGGCAAACGATCCTCGCGAGCGACATGGCCGCGTCGATGTCGATGAGCCTGACGCCTGTCCGCGAGGCGATCCAACGTCTCATCGGTCATGGGTCTCTGGAGGCGATGCCGAACGGAAATGCACGGGTAAGACTGTTTTCGGAAGCCCAGATCGACGAATGGTGGCTGATCAGGACACTGTTGGAGAGCCTGGCTACAGCTCGAGCGGCGGAACGTGCCGGGCAGGCGCCGCTAGCGGACCTGCTGGCCATCAACACCGCTGCCAAGGAACAGTTGGACGCAGGCAATGTGCTGGAGTTCGCGCGGCTCAACAGGAATTTCCACTTCTCTCTCTATGCTCTTGCCGGCTCCAACGTCCTGAGCGAAATCATCGAAAACCTATGGGAAAAAGCCGGACCATATATCGTGATGGCCATCCCAGCCTACGTGCAGGCATATGCATCGGGAAAGCCGAAGCATTTGTTGGACCCTCACGACGAGGTCTATGATGCCCTTCTCTGCGGTGACGGAACGGCAGCTGCGGTGGCCCTGAGACGCGACATCGGCATGACCGTCAAATGGGGAAACGTTCCGGCCGCAATCAAAATACAGGCAGTCGTTCGTGAGGTCAGGGCCATCAGGCCCGATTTTCGTCTCGTCGGATTGACGTCATCCGAACTTGAAAATGCCGCGAGCCGACCCGACGAGTTCCAGCGCTCACATGCCGTCACTCGGTCGGCAAGCAGGGTGGAGCGGCGCCAGTCGGAGCAGAGCAAGGCGCGCAAGGCAATTCGCGAAGCCTTGATTTGTGGCCAGTACATGCCTGGTGAGCACTTGACGGTCAGACAGCTTAGCGAGGGGCTGAATTTGGGCGTTGTCCCTGTCCGGGAAGCGCTCCGCGAGATCGGCTCGATCGGCCCTCTTGAAAAGCTGGAAAACGGACGACTGCGCGTTCGGTTGTTCTCCGGAGCGGACGGACGAGACATTCTGGAAATCCAGGCGCTGCTGGAGGCGATCGCGGCAGCATCCGCCGCCACACTCCTCAAACAATCGATGCTGGACCGTCTTAAACAGCTGAACGAGAAGACGGAAAAGGCGATGTCCGCCGGGGAAGTGTCAAAGACGAGACTTCTGGTGCATGCCTTTGTCGAGACCATATGCAAGACCGCCAATTTGGAGATCCTGTTTGAAGTCCTGGAGCATGTCTGGGTCATGGCCGGCCCGATCATGGTGCACTATTGGCGTCAGGTGGATCTGGATGCCGTTCTTAAATGGCAACGGGCGATGGTTGTCGCGCTGGCCGATGGAGACGCTCTTGGAGCGGCGCGTGTGATAGCCTCTCGGGATAAGGCAAGCGGTACGTTCTACGCCTGA
- a CDS encoding GntR family transcriptional regulator encodes MPASQFPSLRPRSSNSDLEHVYAELARSLMMAEFAPGQKLKLDDLATAFGTSHMPVREALNRLVMARALQAETRRTPFIPEASVERLRNLLTLRTDLEGKAVAMTVERGAAGLADQLAQINARMDAEAERGALGTRAYLQLNHKFHFSLYERCGNPELVNIIELLWMRYGPLLNLLKATPMSFSGHRHHAEIITAVRAGNVAGAVQNLVADLEEAGSAIATALSTQPQKPHGAKARI; translated from the coding sequence ATGCCCGCGTCCCAGTTTCCTTCCCTTCGGCCGAGATCGAGCAATTCCGATCTCGAGCATGTTTACGCAGAGCTAGCCCGTTCGCTCATGATGGCCGAATTCGCGCCTGGGCAGAAACTAAAACTGGATGATCTGGCGACTGCTTTCGGCACGAGCCATATGCCCGTCCGAGAGGCGCTAAATCGGTTGGTGATGGCTCGCGCACTTCAGGCCGAGACGAGACGCACGCCTTTCATACCTGAGGCCAGCGTCGAGCGCCTGCGTAACTTGCTCACTCTTCGCACCGATCTGGAAGGCAAAGCGGTCGCCATGACCGTTGAGCGTGGCGCGGCTGGGCTAGCTGATCAATTGGCGCAGATAAATGCCCGAATGGACGCCGAAGCGGAACGCGGCGCTTTAGGAACGCGAGCTTATCTTCAACTCAATCACAAGTTTCATTTTTCCTTGTACGAACGATGCGGCAACCCAGAACTCGTAAACATAATCGAGCTGCTGTGGATGCGTTATGGCCCTCTGCTAAACCTTCTGAAAGCCACACCAATGTCGTTCTCAGGGCATCGCCATCATGCCGAAATTATCACCGCGGTGAGAGCCGGCAACGTTGCTGGCGCCGTCCAAAATCTCGTCGCCGACTTGGAGGAGGCAGGGAGCGCAATCGCGACGGCACTGTCGACGCAACCGCAGAAACCGCACGGTGCCAAAGCAAGGATCTAA